The following proteins come from a genomic window of Miscanthus floridulus cultivar M001 chromosome 2, ASM1932011v1, whole genome shotgun sequence:
- the LOC136537385 gene encoding uncharacterized protein, translating into MAPARLGGDLQMMSPPGPAGTLRGNGAPLKAEARRPAAGQNQLVMPPPGPAGTRGSEASGRAKPAGDASARTGGDPPRRRRAIDGGGSEAGGRAVGGMSPPGPAGTLQGNSAPLNTKASGENHSPRAAGRIPAENVSDRPAEARQGSGAPWGMKAGTGEPSLWAEDQLQWANRSWRPIA; encoded by the coding sequence ATGGCTCCCGCGCGGTTGGGCGGAGACCTACAGATGATGTCTCCACCTGGACCGGCGGGGACCCTCCGAGGCAACGGCGCGCCACTGAAGGCGGAGGCTCGGAGGCCAGCGGCCGGGCAAAACCAGCTGGTGatgcctccgcccggaccggcggggACCCGAGGCTCGGAGGCCAGCGGCCGGGCGAAACCAGCTGGTGatgcctccgcccggaccggcggggacccgccaaggcgacggcgcgccatTGATGGCGGAGGCTCCGAGGCCGGTGGCCGGGCGGTCGGAGGCatgtctccgcccggaccggcggggACTCTCCAAGGCAACAGCGCGCCCCTGAACACGAAGGCCAGCGGCGAGAACCAcagcccccgcgcggccgggcggatacCCGCGGAGAACGTCTCTGACCGTCCGGCGGAGGCCCGCCAGGGGAGCGGCGCGCCGTGGGGGATGAAGGCCGGCACCGGGGAGCCaagcctttgggccgaagaccagCTACAGTGGGCCAACCGCTCATGGAGGCCCATTGCTTAG